Proteins from a genomic interval of Sporolactobacillus sp. Y61:
- the rplW gene encoding 50S ribosomal protein L23 translates to MKDPHDIIKRPVLTEKTTDQMADKKYTFDVDLRANKSEIKRAVEAVFEVKVDKVNTMNVKGKPKRYGRYSGYTARRKKAIVTLTPESKELDFYEGE, encoded by the coding sequence ATGAAGGATCCGCATGATATTATTAAGCGCCCCGTGCTGACTGAAAAAACAACTGATCAGATGGCGGACAAGAAATATACGTTTGATGTTGATCTTCGTGCAAACAAATCTGAAATCAAACGCGCTGTGGAAGCCGTTTTTGAAGTTAAGGTCGATAAAGTCAATACCATGAACGTGAAGGGTAAGCCGAAACGTTATGGCCGCTATTCCGGCTACACAGCACGACGCAAAAAAGCGATTGTTACTCTGACACCTGAAAGTAAAGAACTCGATTTTTACGAGGGCGAATGA
- the rplD gene encoding 50S ribosomal protein L4, with product MPKVTVYDQKGAEVGNVELADAVFGIEPNEHVLYQAVVMQQASQRQGTHAVKNRSAVRGGGRKPWRQKGTGRARQGSTRSPQWVGGGTVFGPTPRSYAYKLPKKVRRLAIKSALSGKVGEKDLIVLDSLKFEAPKTKEFIAVLKNLSVSEKALVVTNEADDTVILSSRNIPGVKVLTASQVNVLDVLAHNKLIVTRDAAEKLGEVLA from the coding sequence ATGCCAAAAGTAACTGTTTATGATCAAAAAGGTGCTGAGGTCGGAAATGTTGAACTGGCTGATGCCGTTTTTGGCATTGAACCGAATGAACATGTCCTGTATCAGGCGGTTGTGATGCAGCAGGCGTCACAGCGTCAGGGCACGCACGCTGTTAAAAACCGTTCTGCAGTACGCGGCGGCGGAAGAAAACCGTGGCGCCAGAAAGGAACCGGCCGCGCACGTCAGGGATCCACACGTTCCCCGCAGTGGGTCGGCGGCGGTACGGTATTTGGACCGACACCACGCAGCTATGCCTATAAACTTCCTAAAAAGGTGCGCAGGCTGGCTATTAAATCTGCTTTATCAGGGAAAGTCGGAGAAAAGGATTTAATTGTTCTGGACAGCCTTAAATTTGAAGCTCCGAAAACAAAAGAATTTATTGCTGTATTGAAGAATCTGTCAGTATCAGAAAAAGCTCTTGTTGTCACGAATGAAGCGGATGACACCGTGATCCTGTCCTCCCGCAATATTCCTGGTGTAAAGGTACTGACAGCATCCCAGGTCAACGTTCTTGATGTTCTGGCACATAACAAACTGATTGTCACCAGGGACGCTGCCGAAAAACTTGGGGAGGTGCTTGCATAA
- the rplC gene encoding 50S ribosomal protein L3 — MTKGILGKKIGMTQIFAENGDALPVTVVDVSGNVVLQKKTAESDGYEAVQLGFDKLKESRIVKPVQGHADKAKAEPKRFIKEIRDVNLDDYEVGQEVTADIFKAGDVIDVTGTSKGKGYQGPIKRNNQSRGPMTHGSRYHRRPGSLGVIDPARVFKGKKLAGRMGGERITVQNLVVAKVDAERKLLLIRGNVPGAKKSYITIKSARKAAEAK, encoded by the coding sequence ATGACTAAAGGAATCTTAGGCAAAAAAATCGGTATGACGCAGATTTTTGCGGAAAACGGCGATGCACTCCCGGTTACGGTTGTTGATGTATCGGGTAATGTGGTTCTTCAGAAAAAGACGGCCGAATCAGATGGTTACGAAGCCGTTCAGCTTGGCTTTGACAAACTGAAGGAATCACGCATTGTCAAACCGGTTCAGGGACACGCCGATAAAGCAAAGGCGGAACCTAAGCGCTTCATTAAGGAAATCCGTGATGTAAACCTTGACGACTATGAAGTTGGTCAGGAAGTAACAGCTGATATTTTCAAAGCAGGAGACGTCATTGACGTAACGGGTACTTCGAAGGGGAAAGGCTATCAGGGCCCGATTAAACGGAACAACCAGTCCCGCGGACCGATGACACATGGTTCACGTTACCATCGTCGTCCGGGCTCTTTGGGCGTTATCGACCCGGCCCGCGTGTTCAAAGGCAAAAAGCTCGCCGGCCGTATGGGCGGAGAGAGAATAACTGTACAAAACCTCGTTGTTGCAAAAGTTGACGCTGAACGGAAACTGCTTCTGATCAGAGGCAATGTCCCGGGCGCAAAGAAAAGCTATATTACGATAAAATCTGCCCGTAAAGCGGCAGAAGCTAAATAA
- the rpsJ gene encoding 30S ribosomal protein S10, which translates to MAKQKIRIRLKAYDHRILDQSAEKIVETAKRSGARVSGPIPLPTEKSIYTVLRAVHKYKDSREQFEMRTHKRLVDIVEPTPQTVDSLMRLDLPSGVDIEIKL; encoded by the coding sequence ATGGCAAAGCAAAAGATTCGCATTCGTTTAAAGGCATATGATCATCGTATTCTGGATCAGTCGGCTGAAAAGATTGTGGAAACGGCAAAACGTTCGGGAGCAAGGGTTTCAGGACCGATTCCGCTCCCCACAGAAAAGTCGATTTACACCGTTCTGCGTGCCGTGCACAAATACAAAGACTCACGTGAACAGTTCGAAATGCGTACGCACAAACGTTTAGTTGATATTGTTGAGCCGACACCTCAGACGGTTGATTCATTAATGAGACTGGATCTTCCTTCAGGTGTAGACATCGAAATTAAGTTATAA
- the tuf gene encoding elongation factor Tu has protein sequence MAKEHYERTKPHVNIGTIGHVDHGKTTLTAAITSVLAKQGTAKARAYDSIDGAPEERERGITISTAHVEYETEKRHYAHVDCPGHADYVKNMITGAAQMDGAILVVSAVDGPMPQTREHILLAHQVGVPAIIVYLNKTDQVDDPELLELVEMEVRDLLSEYGYPGDDVPVIKGSALKALQGDPEEEKHIVELMDAVDNYIPTPQRDNDKPFMMPVEDVFSISGRGTVATGRVERGTVKIGDEVEILGLTDAPKKTVVTGVEMFRKTLDFAEAGDNIGALLRGIDRDGVERGQVLIKPGTVTAYTHFKAQVYVLKKEEGGRHTPFFSNYRPQFYFRTTDVTGTITLPEGTEMVMPGDNVNMDVQLISPIAIEKGTKFTIREGGRTVGAGSVSEIVE, from the coding sequence ATGGCTAAAGAACATTATGAACGCACAAAACCGCATGTTAATATTGGCACAATCGGTCACGTTGACCACGGTAAAACAACTTTGACTGCAGCGATTACAAGTGTGCTTGCCAAGCAAGGTACAGCTAAGGCACGTGCTTATGATTCTATTGATGGTGCTCCGGAGGAACGTGAACGTGGGATCACGATTTCAACGGCACACGTTGAATATGAAACTGAAAAGCGTCATTATGCACACGTTGACTGCCCCGGCCACGCAGACTATGTAAAGAACATGATCACCGGTGCAGCACAGATGGACGGTGCGATTCTTGTTGTCTCCGCTGTTGACGGTCCGATGCCGCAGACTCGTGAACACATTTTGCTGGCACACCAGGTCGGTGTTCCTGCAATCATTGTATACCTGAACAAGACGGATCAGGTTGACGATCCTGAACTTCTGGAACTGGTTGAAATGGAAGTTCGTGACCTGCTCAGTGAATACGGTTATCCGGGTGACGATGTACCGGTTATCAAAGGTTCTGCTCTGAAAGCTCTCCAGGGCGACCCTGAAGAAGAAAAACATATTGTTGAACTGATGGATGCCGTTGATAACTACATCCCGACACCTCAGCGTGACAATGACAAGCCATTTATGATGCCTGTCGAAGATGTCTTCTCCATTTCCGGTCGTGGTACGGTTGCAACCGGCCGTGTAGAGCGCGGAACGGTTAAAATCGGTGACGAAGTTGAAATTCTTGGTCTGACTGATGCACCGAAGAAGACCGTTGTAACCGGTGTTGAAATGTTCCGTAAAACTCTGGACTTCGCTGAAGCCGGTGATAACATCGGGGCGCTTCTTCGTGGTATTGACCGTGATGGTGTAGAACGCGGCCAGGTTTTAATTAAACCAGGTACAGTTACAGCATATACGCACTTCAAAGCTCAGGTTTACGTTTTGAAGAAAGAAGAAGGTGGCCGTCATACGCCTTTCTTCTCAAACTACCGTCCGCAATTCTATTTCAGGACAACCGACGTAACCGGCACAATCACTCTTCCGGAAGGAACAGAAATGGTTATGCCCGGCGACAACGTCAATATGGATGTTCAGCTGATTTCACCGATCGCTATTGAAAAGGGAACAAAGTTCACGATTCGTGAAGGTGGCCGTACAGTAGGCGCCGGCTCTGTTTCTGAAATTGTTGAATAA
- the fusA gene encoding elongation factor G: MARDFPLEKTRNIGIMAHIDAGKTTTTERILYYSGRIHKIGETHEGASQMDWMDQEKERGITITSAATTAQWKNHRINIIDTPGHVDFTVEVERSLRVLDGAVTVLDAQSGVEPQTETVWRQATTYGVPRIVFVNKMDKIGADFLYSCKTLHERLHANAHPIQLPMGAEDHYKGEIDLVGMKAYIYEDEMGSIIDAEEIPDEYKKQAEAYHDKLVEAVADVDDNIMVKYLDGQEITVDELKAAIRKATCDVKFFPVLCGTAFKNKGVQHVLDAVIDYLPSPLDVPPIKGTLPDSGEDAERKADDSEPFSALAFKVMTDPYVGKLTFFRVYSGTAKAGSYVQNSTKDTRERLGRILLMHANHRSEIKQVYSGDIAAAVGLKNTTTGDTLCDEDNQVILESMDFPDPVIHVAIEPKSKADQDKMDIALAKLAEEDPTFKTHTDDETGQTIIGGMGELHLDIIVDRLRREFKVDANVGAPQVAYRETLTKAGRCEGKFIRQSGGRGQYGHVWIEFEPLKEGEGFVFEDKVVGGVVPREYIPAVESGLKESLANGLLAGYPMIDVKASLVDGSYHDVDSSEMAFKIAASMALKAAKNTCAPVILEPIMKVEVNIPEEYLGDIMGDITSRRGRVDGMEARAGAQAVNAHVPLAEMFGYATSLRSSTQGRGTFTMQFDHYEQVPKSISEEIIKKATGE; the protein is encoded by the coding sequence ATGGCAAGGGATTTTCCTTTGGAGAAGACGAGAAATATTGGGATTATGGCCCATATCGACGCCGGTAAAACAACCACAACGGAACGAATTCTCTACTACTCCGGTCGAATCCATAAAATTGGTGAAACCCATGAAGGTGCTTCACAGATGGACTGGATGGATCAGGAAAAGGAACGCGGGATCACGATTACATCTGCTGCGACGACTGCCCAGTGGAAGAATCACAGGATCAACATTATCGATACACCGGGGCATGTAGACTTCACAGTTGAAGTGGAACGCTCTCTGCGTGTCCTTGATGGTGCCGTCACAGTACTTGATGCCCAGTCGGGGGTCGAACCGCAGACGGAAACGGTCTGGCGCCAGGCAACGACATACGGCGTACCGAGAATTGTCTTTGTAAACAAGATGGATAAAATCGGTGCCGACTTCCTGTATTCATGCAAGACGCTTCATGAACGTCTGCACGCTAACGCCCATCCGATTCAGCTGCCAATGGGAGCTGAGGATCACTATAAAGGTGAAATCGATCTGGTTGGTATGAAAGCCTATATTTATGAGGATGAAATGGGTTCGATCATTGACGCCGAAGAGATTCCTGATGAATACAAAAAACAGGCTGAAGCATATCACGACAAGCTGGTTGAGGCGGTCGCTGATGTTGATGACAACATTATGGTGAAATATCTGGATGGTCAGGAAATCACAGTTGATGAATTAAAAGCCGCTATCCGTAAAGCAACCTGTGATGTTAAATTCTTCCCGGTTCTTTGCGGAACAGCCTTTAAAAATAAGGGCGTTCAGCATGTTCTTGATGCCGTCATCGACTATCTTCCGTCCCCGCTTGATGTTCCTCCGATTAAAGGAACACTTCCGGATTCCGGTGAAGATGCGGAGCGTAAAGCAGATGACAGCGAACCGTTCTCCGCACTTGCGTTCAAGGTGATGACGGATCCGTATGTCGGAAAACTGACGTTCTTTCGTGTCTACTCCGGTACTGCCAAAGCGGGCTCATACGTCCAGAACTCAACAAAGGATACACGGGAACGCCTTGGACGAATCCTGTTAATGCATGCCAACCACAGAAGCGAAATCAAGCAGGTATATTCCGGTGATATCGCAGCTGCCGTTGGTTTGAAGAATACAACGACCGGAGATACACTCTGTGATGAAGATAATCAGGTCATTCTGGAGTCCATGGATTTCCCTGATCCGGTCATTCACGTTGCGATTGAACCAAAATCAAAAGCAGATCAGGATAAAATGGATATCGCTCTGGCAAAACTGGCTGAAGAAGATCCTACTTTTAAAACGCACACGGATGACGAAACCGGTCAGACGATTATCGGAGGTATGGGTGAGTTGCACCTGGACATCATTGTTGACCGTCTGCGCCGCGAGTTTAAAGTTGACGCTAATGTAGGTGCTCCTCAGGTTGCCTACCGAGAAACCTTAACCAAAGCGGGTCGCTGTGAAGGTAAATTTATCCGTCAGTCCGGCGGACGTGGGCAATATGGTCACGTCTGGATCGAATTCGAGCCTCTTAAAGAAGGAGAAGGCTTTGTATTTGAAGACAAGGTTGTCGGTGGCGTTGTGCCGCGTGAATACATCCCGGCAGTTGAGTCCGGGCTGAAAGAATCGCTGGCAAATGGCCTGCTTGCCGGCTATCCGATGATTGATGTAAAGGCGAGCCTGGTTGACGGATCTTACCACGATGTCGACTCAAGTGAAATGGCCTTTAAGATCGCTGCATCGATGGCACTTAAAGCAGCTAAAAATACCTGTGCTCCGGTGATCCTCGAACCTATCATGAAGGTTGAGGTTAATATCCCTGAGGAGTATCTCGGTGATATTATGGGAGACATTACAAGCCGTCGCGGACGTGTTGACGGAATGGAAGCCCGCGCAGGCGCACAGGCCGTTAATGCACATGTGCCGCTGGCTGAAATGTTCGGTTATGCGACCTCACTCCGTTCCTCTACTCAGGGACGCGGGACATTCACGATGCAATTTGACCACTATGAACAGGTGCCGAAGAGTATCAGTGAAGAGATCATTAAAAAGGCTACAGGTGAATAA
- the rpsG gene encoding 30S ribosomal protein S7, translating into MPRKGPVERRDVLPDPLYNSKLVTRLINRIMKDGKRGKAQTILYQAFDLIKKRTNHEAMEVFEQALKNVMPVLEVKARRVGGSNYQVPVEVRPERRTTLGLRYLVNYSRLRGEKTMVERLANEIIDASNNTGASVKRREDMHKMAEANKAFAHYRW; encoded by the coding sequence ATGCCCAGAAAAGGACCTGTTGAAAGAAGAGACGTACTGCCTGACCCGCTTTATAATTCGAAGCTGGTCACACGGCTGATCAACCGGATTATGAAAGATGGTAAGAGAGGCAAGGCTCAGACGATTCTCTATCAGGCTTTTGATTTAATAAAAAAACGCACCAACCATGAAGCCATGGAAGTTTTTGAACAGGCACTCAAGAATGTTATGCCGGTGCTTGAAGTAAAAGCACGGCGTGTCGGCGGTTCAAACTACCAGGTGCCGGTTGAAGTGCGTCCGGAACGACGGACGACTCTGGGTCTCCGTTATCTGGTGAACTATTCAAGACTTCGCGGCGAGAAAACGATGGTCGAAAGACTGGCGAATGAAATTATTGATGCCTCCAATAATACGGGTGCGTCAGTTAAAAGGCGCGAAGATATGCATAAAATGGCTGAAGCTAATAAGGCTTTCGCTCATTATCGCTGGTAA
- the rpsL gene encoding 30S ribosomal protein S12, with product MPTINQLINQGRKSRTKKSTAPALNKGYNSFKKSLTDDFAPQKRGVCTRVGTLTPKKPNSALRKYARVRLSNNIEVNAYIPGIGHNLQEHSVVLIRGGRVKDLPGVRYHIIRGALDTASVVDRKQGRSKYGAKKPKK from the coding sequence ATGCCTACAATTAATCAATTAATTAATCAGGGACGTAAGTCAAGAACGAAGAAGTCAACAGCTCCTGCGTTGAACAAAGGCTACAACAGCTTCAAAAAATCACTGACAGATGATTTTGCTCCGCAGAAGAGGGGCGTATGTACCCGTGTCGGTACGCTGACACCAAAGAAACCGAACTCTGCGCTTCGTAAATATGCGCGTGTCCGTCTTTCTAATAACATTGAAGTGAACGCGTACATCCCGGGGATCGGTCACAACCTTCAGGAACACAGTGTTGTGCTGATCCGCGGCGGACGTGTCAAGGATCTTCCGGGTGTCCGTTACCATATCATCCGTGGCGCACTGGACACGGCGAGTGTTGTCGATCGTAAGCAGGGCCGTTCAAAATACGGTGCCAAGAAACCGAAGAAATAA
- a CDS encoding 50S ribosomal protein L7ae-like protein codes for MSYEKVTQAKNGIIIGTKQTLKALKEKRAQEVIIARDADVRVTSKVLKLAEELDVPVSPVDSMKKLGQACGIEVGASTVAIKR; via the coding sequence ATGTCTTATGAAAAAGTGACACAGGCGAAGAATGGAATTATTATTGGGACGAAGCAGACATTAAAAGCGTTAAAGGAAAAGCGGGCTCAGGAAGTCATTATAGCCCGTGACGCCGATGTCCGTGTAACCAGTAAAGTGCTGAAACTTGCGGAAGAACTGGATGTACCGGTCAGTCCTGTCGATTCAATGAAAAAACTGGGTCAAGCCTGTGGCATTGAAGTCGGGGCTTCGACGGTTGCAATAAAAAGATAA
- the rpoC gene encoding DNA-directed RNA polymerase subunit beta', which yields MLDVNKFEFMKIGLASPDKIRSWSHGEVKKPETINYRTLKPEKDGLFCERIFGPTKDWECHCGKYKRVRYKGVVCDRCGVEVTRAKVRRERMGHIELAAPVSHIWYFKGIPSRMGLLLDMSPRALEEVIYFASYAVTEPGDTPLEKKQLLSEKEYRSYREKYGTAFKAGMGAEAIKKLLQDVDLDKESETLQQEIKNIQGQRRTRAVKRLEVVEAFRESGNEPSWMILDVLPVIPPELRPMVQLDGGRFATSDLNDLYRRVINRNNRLKRLLELGAPSIIVQNEKRMLQEAVDSLIDNGRRGRPVTGPGNRPLKSLSHMLKGKQGRFRQNLLGKRVDYSGRSVIAVGPSLQMYQCGLPKEMALELFKPFVMKELVGRGIANNIKSAKRKVEKVSPEVWGVLEDVIKEHPVLLNRAPTLHRLGIQAFEPKIVEGRAIRLHPLVCTAYNADFDGDQMAVHVPLSTEAQAEARLLMLGAQNILNPKDGKPIVTPSQDMVLGNYYLTLERKGAVGEGKVFEDSNEAMLAYHNGYVHLHTRVAIPAASLHNPTFTDKQNSEYLITTVGKMIFNRILPRSFPYINEPTDHNLQVETPEKYFVPMGSNIPKEIASRDEITPFKKGYLGHIIAEVFKRYKVTETSKFLDRLKALGFQYSTKAGITVGVSDVIVLPEKKEILDKAEENVQKVLKQFRRGLITEDERYERVVGIWSDAKDTIQSKLMNSLEKTNPIFMMSDSGARGNASNFTQLAGMRGLMADPSGRIIELPIISSFREGLTVLEYFISTHGARKGLADTALKTANSGYLTRRLVDVAQDVIVREDDCGTDRGIVVRAIREGTEEIESLFDRIVGRRANKTVYHPETGEVLVKKDELINEDTATNIVNAGIEEVEIRSVFTCETRHGVCRKCYGRNLATGSEVEVGEAVGIIAAQSIGEPGTQLTMRTFHTGGVAGDDITQGLPRIQELFEARNPKGQATITEINGEVTSISELKDKREVTVKGDLETKTYTIPLSARMKVGEGSKVKAGDPLNVGSIDPKELLHVVGLRGVQNYLLREVQKVYRMQGVEIGDKHVEVMVRQMMRKIRVIDGGDTSVLPGALMDIHRFKDDNREVLLHHKIPATGHPVLLGITKAALETESFLSAASFQETTRVLTDAAIKGKTDELVGLKENVTIGKLIPAGTGMQRYRNIKVQTADEDAQTKEKKPEGELINQES from the coding sequence TTGCTGGATGTTAATAAATTTGAATTTATGAAGATTGGTTTAGCATCACCAGACAAAATTCGTTCATGGTCGCATGGTGAAGTCAAAAAACCTGAAACCATCAACTATAGAACGCTGAAACCGGAAAAAGACGGTCTGTTCTGTGAACGTATTTTCGGGCCGACAAAAGACTGGGAATGTCATTGTGGAAAATACAAACGCGTGAGGTATAAAGGCGTGGTTTGTGACCGCTGCGGTGTCGAAGTGACCCGGGCGAAAGTCCGCAGAGAAAGAATGGGTCATATTGAACTTGCAGCACCTGTTTCCCATATATGGTACTTCAAAGGTATTCCAAGCCGGATGGGTCTTCTGCTCGACATGTCCCCCAGAGCGCTGGAAGAAGTCATCTACTTTGCTTCTTATGCTGTGACTGAACCAGGTGATACACCGCTCGAAAAGAAACAGCTTCTTTCCGAAAAGGAATACCGCAGTTACCGTGAAAAATACGGTACGGCATTCAAAGCGGGCATGGGTGCTGAAGCCATTAAAAAATTACTTCAGGATGTTGACCTGGATAAAGAATCTGAAACCCTTCAGCAGGAGATCAAAAACATTCAGGGCCAGCGACGGACCCGCGCCGTTAAAAGACTTGAAGTGGTCGAAGCGTTCCGTGAATCCGGCAACGAGCCGTCATGGATGATTCTGGACGTTCTGCCGGTCATCCCTCCTGAACTGCGTCCGATGGTTCAGCTGGATGGCGGTCGTTTCGCAACAAGCGATCTGAATGATCTGTATCGACGCGTCATCAACCGCAACAACAGACTGAAAAGGCTGCTGGAGCTTGGTGCACCGAGCATTATCGTCCAGAACGAAAAACGTATGCTTCAGGAAGCGGTCGACTCTCTGATTGACAACGGACGTCGCGGACGTCCTGTCACCGGACCGGGTAACCGTCCGCTCAAGTCACTGTCTCACATGCTGAAAGGAAAGCAGGGCCGGTTCCGTCAGAATCTGCTTGGCAAACGTGTTGATTATTCCGGACGTTCGGTTATTGCTGTCGGACCAAGCCTGCAAATGTATCAGTGCGGGCTGCCGAAGGAAATGGCGCTTGAACTGTTCAAACCCTTTGTCATGAAAGAACTTGTCGGACGCGGCATTGCGAATAATATCAAGAGTGCCAAGAGAAAGGTTGAGAAAGTCAGCCCGGAAGTCTGGGGTGTTCTGGAAGACGTGATTAAAGAACATCCGGTTTTACTGAACCGTGCACCAACGCTGCACCGTCTGGGTATTCAGGCCTTTGAGCCAAAGATTGTTGAAGGCCGTGCTATTCGTCTTCACCCGCTGGTCTGCACAGCTTACAACGCGGACTTCGACGGTGACCAGATGGCTGTTCACGTTCCGCTCTCAACCGAAGCACAGGCTGAGGCACGTCTTCTGATGCTTGGGGCCCAGAATATCCTGAACCCGAAAGACGGTAAACCGATTGTTACACCATCACAGGATATGGTGCTGGGTAACTATTATCTGACCCTTGAGAGAAAAGGGGCCGTTGGTGAAGGAAAGGTATTCGAAGATTCAAACGAGGCTATGCTCGCGTACCATAACGGTTATGTACATCTGCATACCCGGGTTGCGATCCCGGCTGCATCGCTGCATAACCCGACATTTACGGATAAACAGAACAGCGAGTATCTGATCACAACAGTCGGCAAAATGATTTTTAATCGCATTTTGCCCAGATCTTTCCCGTATATTAATGAACCAACGGATCACAACCTTCAGGTGGAAACTCCTGAAAAATATTTCGTGCCGATGGGTTCCAATATTCCGAAAGAGATTGCTTCACGTGATGAGATCACGCCGTTCAAAAAAGGATATCTGGGACATATCATTGCTGAAGTGTTCAAACGCTATAAAGTTACAGAAACATCGAAATTTCTTGACCGCCTGAAAGCACTTGGATTCCAGTATTCAACGAAAGCCGGAATTACCGTTGGGGTATCCGACGTCATCGTCCTTCCGGAAAAGAAAGAAATACTGGACAAGGCGGAAGAAAATGTTCAGAAAGTCCTGAAACAGTTCCGTCGCGGGTTAATTACCGAAGATGAACGTTATGAACGTGTTGTTGGTATCTGGAGCGACGCTAAAGATACCATCCAGTCCAAACTGATGAACTCGCTGGAAAAGACCAACCCGATCTTTATGATGAGTGATTCCGGTGCCCGTGGTAATGCCTCCAACTTTACGCAGCTGGCAGGTATGCGTGGCCTGATGGCCGACCCGTCAGGGCGTATTATCGAGCTGCCGATTATCTCAAGTTTCCGCGAAGGTCTGACCGTACTGGAGTACTTTATCTCTACACACGGTGCGCGGAAGGGACTTGCGGATACGGCTCTTAAAACCGCCAACTCAGGTTATCTGACACGCCGGCTGGTCGACGTGGCTCAGGATGTGATTGTCAGAGAAGACGACTGCGGTACAGACCGTGGAATTGTCGTTCGAGCCATCCGCGAAGGAACCGAAGAAATCGAAAGCCTGTTTGACCGTATAGTCGGACGTAGGGCAAATAAGACCGTTTATCATCCGGAAACCGGCGAAGTGCTCGTTAAAAAAGATGAGCTGATTAATGAAGACACAGCCACGAACATCGTGAACGCCGGAATTGAAGAGGTGGAAATCCGTTCCGTATTTACCTGCGAGACGCGTCATGGTGTCTGCAGAAAGTGCTACGGTCGTAACCTTGCCACCGGATCTGAAGTTGAGGTGGGTGAAGCCGTCGGCATTATCGCCGCTCAGTCGATTGGTGAACCTGGTACTCAGCTGACGATGCGTACATTCCATACCGGTGGTGTTGCCGGAGACGACATCACGCAAGGTCTCCCGCGTATTCAGGAGCTTTTCGAAGCGAGAAATCCAAAAGGCCAGGCAACCATCACTGAAATTAATGGTGAAGTGACTTCCATCAGTGAATTGAAAGACAAACGTGAAGTGACTGTAAAAGGCGACCTGGAAACCAAGACCTACACGATTCCGTTAAGCGCCCGTATGAAAGTCGGTGAAGGCAGCAAAGTCAAAGCCGGCGATCCGCTCAACGTCGGGTCAATCGATCCGAAAGAGCTGCTTCATGTCGTCGGACTGCGCGGCGTTCAGAACTATCTGCTCCGTGAAGTGCAGAAAGTTTATCGGATGCAGGGTGTTGAAATCGGTGATAAGCACGTAGAAGTCATGGTTCGTCAGATGATGCGGAAGATCCGCGTCATTGACGGCGGCGATACGTCGGTTCTTCCGGGTGCGCTGATGGACATCCACCGATTCAAGGATGATAACCGCGAAGTGCTTCTGCATCATAAGATTCCGGCAACCGGTCATCCGGTATTACTCGGTATTACGAAGGCAGCCCTTGAAACAGAGTCCTTCCTCTCGGCAGCTTCCTTCCAGGAAACGACGAGAGTCCTCACTGATGCAGCGATAAAGGGTAAAACCGATGAACTGGTCGGACTGAAGGAGAATGTCACCATTGGTAAGCTGATCCCGGCCGGAACAGGCATGCAAAGATATCGTAACATTAAGGTTCAGACAGCCGACGAAGATGCCCAGACAAAAGAGAAAAAACCTGAAGGGGAACTGATTAATCAGGAAAGCTGA